The genomic stretch CCTTTAGAATCTGCCCATTCATTCTTTAATTTAGTTAAAACGAAATAGATAGCAATTAAACCCACGGGAATAACGGAAAAGAAGATACTTCTCCAGCCAAGATGTTGAGTGAGCAATCCTCCCAAAAAGGGACCAAGTGAAAGTCCAATATAAACAGCACTGACGGCAATTCCCATTGCTCCTCCTCTTTCTTTTGGTGGGAAAACGGAAGTGATAATGGCGACGCTGGCACTAAATATCATTGCACTGCCAATGGCTTGTAAGACTCTAAAAAAGATAAGTATATTAATGCTTGGTGCTAGTCCGCTGAAAAAAGAAGCTAAAGTAAATAGTATTATTCCGTAAAGAAATATTTTTTTTCTTCCATAAATATCGGCTATACGCCCAAAAGGGATTAGAAAAATGGCTACTGTTAGTAAATAAGCTGTAGCTACCCAACTTAAAGTTATGGCATCGGCTGAAAAACTTATTCCGATAGTTGGTAAGGCAATATTTATTGCAGAACCCATAAAAGGCGTAATAAAGCTGGCTATCGAGGCTACAAGGAGAGTGGATTTTTTTTCAACTGAGGAGGTTTGACTCATTTATATCTTTTTGCTAGAGCCGAAATTAGTGATTTTTTATGATTAGATAAATCTAAAACAATATAAATAATTGATAAAGTAAGTCTGATTTTTAAAAACGTTCCCTTTCGGTATCGCGTTGGATATCTTTTTGTTTAATTGTATTTCTCTTATCGTAAGTGTGCTTTCCTTTGGCTAATGCTATTTCCAATTTTGCCAAGCCTCTGTCGTTAACAAATAATCTAGTGGGAATGATAGTAAATCCCTTTTCGTTGATTTTTATGAGTAGTTTTTTTAACTCTTTTTTATTGAGTAATAGTTTTCTATCTCGTTTAACAGTATGATTATAATGAGTTCCCAAAGCGTATTCTGAGATATGTAAATTGCGTACAAACAGCTCGTTATCAATAAATACACAGTAGGCATCAGAGAGATTAGCTTTTCCGTAACGGATAGATTTTATCTCAGTGCCTTGCAATTGTATTCCTGCAATATAGCGTTCGACTAAAAAGTATTCGTAGCTGGCGCGTTTGTTTCTTATATTAACTTTTGGTAGTCCCATTATTTATTAATCTTGGCAAAGATAGGGAAATTAGGGCTTTTGGCTATTAGTCGTTGGAAAAATTTCTCTTCGTTAATTCTATTTATGACGGCAGTGTCATTCCGCCCGGAAAAGTAAAGGATTCTATGGACAGGGCTTTGTGAAAAGCACGCATATTGAGTTTGTAATCAATATTGCGTTCTTTAAGAAATCCCAATAGATTTCTGGTCTTTAAATTGCCTATCATTTTCTTTTTCGACATAGGGCAACCTCCTAAACCATTAATAGCAGTGTCGAAACGACGACATCCACTATCAAAAGCAGCAGAAATATTAGGAATGCAATTTTCTGTAGTTGTATGTAAATGTGCTCCAAATTCAATATCGGTAAATTCATTTACTACGGCTTTAAACGACTGTCCGATAGTTTCGGTATTGCCAACACCGGTTGTATCAGAAAGCGCAATGATTTTAATCCCAATTTGATGTAATCTCCTTGTCCATTCATAAACTATCTTGGGACTCCATAAATCTCCGTAAGGATTTCCAAACGCCATAGAAATATAGAGAACAAGTTCTTTTCCTGTTTTATAACAAAGGTTTAGTATTTTATCCGCCTCTTCAAATGCTTTTCCAATATTTGAATTAATATTTAGTTGTAAAAAAGTGTTAGATATGGAGAAAGGATAACCTAAATAGGTAATTTGCTCAAAATCTTTAGCTCTTTCTGCTCCGCGAAGATTGGGAATAATAGCCAAAAGTTTAGTCTTTGTTTTAGATAAATCTAAGCCTTCAATAACTTGGGCAGTATCGCGCATTTGAGGTATTGCTCTTGGGCTGACAAAACTCCCGAAATCGATAGTGTCGAATCCGACCTCTAAAAGGGCGTTAATAAATGCAATTTTTTTTTCTGTGGGGATAAACTCAACTATGCCTTGCATCGCATCGCGAGGAGTTTCAATAATCTTAAACATTTAGGGTGTGGTCTAGTTGAAACCAAATATACGAAAAAAAAAGAACATTTACAGATAAATTTATCGTAAATATTCCTTTTTTCTATATTCTATAAGTATGTGAAGCTATTTGGAATCGCCCAAAATTAACGGCATTCCGTTTTTATTGTTACCGATAACCACAACTTTCGTATTAGGAGATTCGGCTAGTTTTAATGTTGCTTCAATGCCTTTTTCTTGTAGAATTTTATCCGTTAAACTAGCATTTAGAATTCTGTTAGCGTTGGCTTTACCTTTTGCATCTATCTCAATACGTTTAGCTTCTTTGGTAGCTTTTTCCAAGAGAAATTCATATTCCAAACTTTCTTGCTCTTGTTTTAATTTGTTTTCAATAGCCATTTTAAGAGTTGAAGGTAAAGTAATATCCCTTACTAATACTTCGTTAATTTGTATATATTGACTAATAAGTAAATCTCTGGTTTCTTCAAAGATTTCTTTTTGAATGACATCCCGTTTGGATGAATATATTTGTTCGGGAGTATAACGACCAATTACAGAACGTGTAGCCGAACGAATAGAAGGTTTAACTAAGGTTTGCAAATAATTTTGCCCTTTTTCTTGATGTAGCTTACCTAATTCTGTGAATGAAGGTTGATACCATACAGATACATCAACAGTAATTTCTAATCCGTTGGAAGATAATACTGCCATTTTTTCGGCAACTTCTTGCTGACGAACTTGGTAAATAAACATACTGTTCCAGGGCATAATAAAATGGAATCCCTCGCCATAAGTGTTTTCGGTATCTACTCCATTTCCTAAAAGTTTAAAAAGGACTCCTCCTTCTCCGGATCTAATAGTTGTAGTCATACTGTTCCACGATATTAAAATTACTATTATTCCAATAATTGCTATCCCTATCGGGAAAACTTT from Bacteroidales bacterium encodes the following:
- the smpB gene encoding SsrA-binding protein SmpB gives rise to the protein MGLPKVNIRNKRASYEYFLVERYIAGIQLQGTEIKSIRYGKANLSDAYCVFIDNELFVRNLHISEYALGTHYNHTVKRDRKLLLNKKELKKLLIKINEKGFTIIPTRLFVNDRGLAKLEIALAKGKHTYDKRNTIKQKDIQRDTERERF